A stretch of Bradyrhizobium sp. AZCC 2262 DNA encodes these proteins:
- a CDS encoding IS1182 family transposase yields MMAADELFGDLPDQAKPQAEAAPLGAPRLREPQRDQIALRAVDIESLIGEDHPVRLIWSYVEELDLSELENRIKARGDRPGHPATSPRLLLALWLYATSEGVGSARALERLCESHDAYRWLCGGVSVNYHMLADFRVGCADLLDRLLSEHLAALAKAGLVNLETLAQDGVRVRASAGAASFRREATLDRHLAQAEAAVEDLKREVDTRSDASNQRTRAAKERAARERRARVKAAQTALAEIKQQRKEREEKRGNGKKPKEPRASTTDADARVMKMADGGFRPAYNVQVTSAAGQQIVVDTRICNTGSDRGLMRPMLERQRTRPGGLPKDHLVDGGFGSAEDIEWAHAEGVEVFCPPTQSKHGTDPYLPRRGDGPGVLAWRARMASEAGKARYKPRSICECIHARWRNWDLRQLTVRGIEKVRAVVLWYALTNNILQGNRLCSA; encoded by the coding sequence ATGATGGCTGCCGATGAATTGTTTGGAGACCTGCCGGATCAGGCGAAGCCGCAAGCCGAAGCGGCGCCGCTCGGCGCGCCGCGGCTGCGTGAACCGCAACGCGACCAGATCGCGTTGCGCGCGGTGGATATCGAGAGCCTGATCGGGGAAGACCATCCGGTGCGCCTGATCTGGTCTTATGTCGAAGAGCTTGATCTGAGTGAACTGGAGAACCGGATCAAAGCCAGGGGCGACCGCCCCGGTCACCCCGCGACATCGCCGCGGCTTTTGCTGGCGCTGTGGCTCTATGCCACCAGCGAGGGCGTTGGCAGCGCACGCGCCTTGGAGCGGCTGTGCGAGAGCCACGATGCCTATCGTTGGCTGTGCGGTGGCGTGTCGGTGAACTATCACATGCTGGCGGACTTCCGGGTCGGTTGCGCCGATCTGCTGGACCGGCTGCTCAGCGAGCATCTGGCGGCGCTGGCGAAGGCTGGCCTCGTCAATCTGGAGACGCTGGCGCAGGATGGGGTGCGGGTCCGGGCCAGCGCGGGAGCCGCCTCGTTCCGGCGCGAGGCGACACTCGACCGGCACCTGGCACAGGCTGAGGCAGCGGTGGAAGATCTCAAGCGCGAGGTCGATACACGCTCGGACGCCAGCAATCAGCGCACCCGGGCGGCCAAGGAGCGAGCCGCGCGGGAGCGCCGCGCGCGCGTGAAAGCGGCGCAGACGGCGCTGGCCGAGATCAAGCAGCAGCGCAAGGAGCGCGAAGAAAAGCGCGGCAATGGCAAGAAGCCGAAGGAGCCGCGCGCATCCACGACGGACGCCGATGCACGGGTCATGAAGATGGCCGACGGCGGCTTCCGCCCAGCTTACAACGTGCAGGTAACGAGTGCGGCCGGCCAGCAGATCGTCGTTGACACCAGGATTTGCAACACCGGGTCCGACCGCGGCCTGATGCGTCCCATGCTGGAGCGGCAGCGCACGCGCCCTGGCGGTCTGCCCAAAGACCATCTCGTCGATGGCGGCTTTGGCAGCGCGGAGGACATCGAATGGGCGCATGCCGAGGGCGTCGAGGTCTTTTGTCCGCCCACTCAATCCAAGCACGGCACCGATCCGTACCTGCCGCGGCGCGGCGACGGCCCGGGGGTACTGGCCTGGCGCGCGCGAATGGCGAGCGAAGCGGGCAAGGCCCGGTACAAGCCCCGTTCGATTTGCGAGTGCATCCATGCCCGCTGGCGCAACTGGGACCTGCGGCAATTAACCGTGCGCGGCATCGAAAAGGTCCGCGCCGTCGTGCTCTGGTACGCCCTCACCAACAACATCCTGCAAGGCAACCGCCTCTGCAGTGCATAA